The following coding sequences are from one Tissierella sp. window:
- a CDS encoding ATP-binding protein has translation MFNSIKWKFIVVYFLLVFIAMVIVGIFIIGRLETQQITNITNTMEQHIETITESSSYLSEDDWSLVQEEIQDTLNEWRLDSNEILYVIYGEEVPTIIASTSKQKDKVIGQNALSHKLLDPTLILRAYDGEKASEPREGRDMETNEDTLFNHIAYPVLSEVGKVKGVIYMSSDLKNVYITVNESKRVLTSATIIALMITVFLGFLIASSITEPISDVTNKAQEMARGNFDQFVEIKSDDEIGQLASMFNHLTLKLKDTIQEMDLERSKLDTIFNYMAEGVLAVDSNGYIIHANPISREIIKMAGKDVLLYSSLPKIIFPLEVINIRNINYNDESTLEGDETLEINSQVYKVKYAPFKNEKNSNGGLIIVFQDMTSEHKLDNMRKEFVANVSHELKTPITTIKSYTETLMDNSVEGETRSNFLDVINNECDRMARLVRDLLQLSNLDYNKTTWKKEEICVKELLDEILLKLEFAFKEKGHELILEIEEGLPNIVIDKDGIEQVILNIVSNSIKYTEKSGRLEITAKDIDGYVNIIVTDNGIGIPEDDQNRIFERFYRVEKGRSREAGGTGLGLSIAKQIIEAHDGEISLESSFNNGTSVKIKIPYDKV, from the coding sequence ATGTTCAATAGTATAAAATGGAAGTTTATTGTAGTTTATTTCCTACTAGTATTTATTGCTATGGTCATTGTTGGGATATTCATTATTGGAAGATTGGAAACCCAACAAATAACAAATATAACAAATACTATGGAACAACATATAGAAACAATAACTGAATCGTCTTCTTACTTGTCGGAAGATGATTGGAGTCTAGTACAAGAAGAAATACAAGATACACTAAATGAGTGGAGACTAGATAGTAATGAGATACTTTATGTAATATATGGCGAGGAAGTCCCAACTATTATAGCTTCTACATCAAAGCAAAAGGACAAGGTAATAGGACAAAATGCTTTATCACATAAATTATTAGATCCAACTCTTATATTAAGGGCTTATGATGGAGAAAAAGCAAGTGAGCCCAGAGAGGGTAGAGATATGGAAACAAATGAGGATACATTATTTAACCATATAGCTTATCCAGTTCTATCAGAGGTAGGTAAGGTTAAAGGTGTTATTTATATGTCTTCAGATCTTAAAAATGTATATATTACAGTAAATGAATCAAAGAGAGTTCTTACTAGCGCCACTATTATTGCTCTTATGATAACAGTATTTTTAGGCTTTTTAATTGCTTCAAGCATTACTGAGCCTATTAGTGATGTGACTAATAAGGCTCAAGAAATGGCTAGAGGAAACTTTGATCAATTTGTAGAGATAAAATCTGATGATGAGATTGGACAGCTAGCCAGTATGTTTAACCATCTGACCTTAAAGCTAAAAGATACAATTCAAGAAATGGATCTTGAGAGATCAAAACTAGATACGATTTTTAACTACATGGCTGAGGGAGTTCTTGCAGTAGATTCCAATGGATATATAATACATGCAAATCCTATTTCCCGGGAAATAATTAAAATGGCAGGGAAAGATGTCTTATTATATAGTTCTTTACCAAAGATAATTTTTCCATTGGAAGTAATAAATATTAGAAATATAAATTATAACGACGAAAGTACCTTAGAGGGAGATGAAACTCTTGAAATAAACTCTCAGGTGTACAAGGTTAAATATGCACCCTTTAAGAATGAAAAAAATAGTAATGGTGGGCTCATAATAGTGTTTCAGGATATGACCTCGGAACATAAACTAGATAATATGAGGAAGGAATTTGTTGCAAATGTTTCTCACGAATTAAAGACACCTATTACTACAATTAAATCATATACTGAGACATTAATGGACAATAGTGTAGAAGGAGAAACTAGAAGTAACTTTTTAGATGTAATAAATAATGAATGCGATAGGATGGCGAGGCTGGTGAGAGATTTATTGCAGCTTTCAAATCTAGACTATAATAAGACAACTTGGAAGAAAGAAGAAATTTGTGTCAAGGAATTATTGGATGAAATATTACTTAAATTAGAGTTTGCTTTTAAAGAAAAAGGGCATGAATTAATATTAGAAATAGAAGAAGGGTTACCAAATATTGTAATTGATAAGGATGGTATAGAGCAGGTTATACTAAATATAGTTTCCAATTCAATTAAATATACAGAAAAAAGTGGTAGATTAGAAATTACTGCAAAAGATATAGATGGATATGTGAATATTATTGTAACAGATAATGGCATAGGAATTCCTGAAGATGATCAAAATAGAATTTTCGAAAGATTTTATAGAGTTGAGAAAGGAAGAAGTAGAGAAGCAGGTGGTACTGGGCTAGGATTGTCTATTGCAAAGCAAATAATAGAGGCTCATGATGGAGAAATTTCCCTTGAAAGTAGCTTTAATAATGGGACTTCTGTTAAAATAAAAATACCATATGATAAAGTGTAA
- a CDS encoding response regulator, producing the protein MENKILVIDDEKAIVDIIKFNLEKEGYKVETAYDGEEGVNLVNKYMPELVILDVMMPKKDGFQVLKEIRTKYNTPVIMLTAKEEEVDKVLGLELGADDYITKPFSMRELIARVKANLRRVDFSNTSNSNDSNMMIASDDLVIDLNKYEVKKDGNIVELTLREYELLKFLASSSNQVFSREQLLEEVWGYEYYGDIRTVDVTVRRLREKIEDSNGEFKYILTKRGVGYYFRRA; encoded by the coding sequence GTGGAAAATAAAATATTAGTCATAGATGATGAAAAGGCTATTGTTGATATAATAAAATTTAATCTTGAAAAAGAAGGATATAAAGTAGAAACTGCATATGATGGTGAAGAAGGAGTAAATCTTGTTAATAAATATATGCCAGAGTTGGTTATATTAGATGTTATGATGCCCAAAAAGGATGGGTTTCAAGTTTTAAAAGAAATTAGGACAAAGTATAATACTCCAGTAATAATGCTTACTGCTAAAGAGGAAGAAGTAGACAAAGTACTAGGTCTAGAGCTTGGTGCTGACGATTATATAACTAAACCATTTAGCATGAGAGAATTAATTGCTAGAGTAAAGGCTAACCTAAGAAGAGTAGATTTTTCTAATACTTCTAATTCCAATGATTCAAACATGATGATAGCTTCAGATGATTTAGTAATAGATTTAAATAAATACGAGGTAAAAAAAGACGGAAATATTGTAGAATTGACTCTAAGAGAATATGAACTCCTTAAATTTTTAGCATCTAGTTCCAATCAAGTGTTTTCAAGGGAGCAATTGTTAGAAGAAGTATGGGGATATGAGTATTATGGGGATATTAGAACTGTAGATGTTACAGTTAGAAGGCTTAGAGAAAAGATAGAAGATAGCAACGGTGAATTTAAATATATTTTGACAAAACGAGGAGTGGGCTATTACTTCAGGAGGGCATAG
- a CDS encoding cation-translocating P-type ATPase: protein MLKEWYKQSKEELLSSLSTNMDTGLTNDEVQKRLEKYGTNELKEENKKSFLSKIIAQFSDFLILILIGAAAISIVVGETKDAIVILAIVVVNALLGIYQEGKAEKALEALKKMASPNAKVIRNGHIEVIPASTLVPGDIVSLDAGDIIPADLRLVESSNLKIEEASLTGESVPVEKDSNKGFTDDMSLGDRINMAYMSTSITYGRGKGVVVETGHGTEIGKIATLIQSYEDELTPLQKQLNQLGKFLGLTTIFVCIAVFVMGLLQGRDILEMFMVAISLAVAAIPEGLPAIVTIVLSIGMSKMVKRNAIVKKLLAVETLGSTTVICSDKTGTLTQNEMTVVKVFTDGKILDVTGTGYDPVGEFKLEENNISADDIGDLQTLLSIAALVNDADLDKTQEGYKVIGDPTEGALITLAGKGKITRKNINSEYPRIEEIPFDSGRKMMTTFHENYLPNKIVSFTKGAPDIIIDKCSHISIDGKVKEFDDNLKKEVLHVNSFFSRDALRVLAFAYKEYNTLPTDISPDSNEVNMTFVGLVGMIDPARPEAKDAIAKCKEAGIQTVMITGDYKETAFAIAKELGMAESIDQAMMGAELNDISDEKLQEVVKDVKVYARVSPEHKVRIVSALKANGEITAMTGDGVNDALALKKADIGVSMGITGTDVAKNTAEMILTDDNFASIVSAVEEGRIIFSNIKKFVYFLLSCNIGEILLVFTSILLGWNVPLLPIQLLWLNLVTDSFPALALGVEKGEPDIMQQQPRDSKEAIINRSMMFSILLQSIAVAGGSLLAYYWGMHHYPIQYDALGNVIEASLVPARTITFATLITAELLRAYSSRSQKHTLFKIGFFTNRSMVYSTLFAFLLLLVVLYVPFMQDIFYTFPLGLLDWEIVLSFAFIPLVVGELGKVIFKKNK from the coding sequence ATTTTGAAGGAATGGTATAAGCAGAGCAAAGAAGAATTGCTGTCGAGCTTAAGTACCAATATGGATACTGGTCTTACAAATGATGAAGTACAGAAAAGGTTGGAAAAGTACGGCACAAATGAGTTAAAGGAAGAAAACAAGAAAAGCTTTCTATCAAAAATCATAGCTCAGTTTTCAGATTTCCTGATTTTGATTTTAATTGGTGCAGCAGCTATATCTATTGTTGTTGGTGAAACTAAGGATGCTATAGTAATATTAGCTATCGTAGTAGTTAATGCTCTTTTAGGAATATATCAAGAAGGAAAAGCAGAAAAAGCATTAGAAGCCCTTAAAAAAATGGCATCTCCCAATGCTAAAGTTATCAGAAATGGTCATATTGAAGTAATTCCAGCGAGTACTTTAGTACCTGGTGATATTGTATCTCTAGACGCTGGGGACATTATTCCTGCAGATTTAAGACTTGTTGAAAGCTCTAATTTAAAGATTGAAGAAGCTTCCTTAACAGGAGAATCAGTACCTGTTGAAAAGGATAGTAATAAAGGCTTTACAGATGATATGTCTTTAGGAGACAGGATTAATATGGCTTATATGAGTACATCTATCACTTATGGAAGGGGTAAAGGAGTAGTTGTTGAAACAGGCCATGGTACAGAAATCGGAAAAATAGCGACTTTAATTCAATCTTATGAGGATGAATTAACTCCACTTCAAAAACAGTTAAATCAATTAGGTAAGTTCCTTGGTTTAACTACTATATTTGTATGTATTGCAGTTTTTGTCATGGGTCTACTGCAAGGTAGAGACATCTTAGAAATGTTTATGGTGGCAATCAGTTTAGCTGTAGCTGCTATTCCTGAAGGACTACCTGCTATTGTAACTATTGTTTTGTCTATTGGTATGAGCAAAATGGTTAAAAGAAATGCCATTGTAAAGAAACTATTAGCAGTTGAAACTCTTGGTTCTACAACAGTTATTTGCTCTGATAAAACTGGTACGCTGACACAAAACGAAATGACTGTAGTTAAAGTTTTTACAGATGGGAAAATCTTAGATGTAACAGGAACTGGATATGATCCTGTTGGGGAATTTAAGTTAGAAGAAAACAATATATCTGCTGATGATATTGGTGATTTGCAAACCCTACTATCTATAGCCGCTCTTGTAAATGATGCTGATTTAGATAAAACACAGGAAGGTTATAAAGTTATCGGAGACCCTACTGAAGGTGCTTTGATTACATTAGCTGGAAAAGGAAAAATTACTAGAAAAAATATTAACTCAGAATATCCAAGAATAGAAGAAATACCTTTTGATTCAGGTAGAAAGATGATGACTACCTTCCATGAAAATTATCTACCTAATAAGATAGTTTCCTTTACAAAGGGAGCCCCAGATATTATTATTGACAAATGTAGTCATATTAGTATTGATGGTAAAGTAAAGGAATTTGATGATAATTTGAAAAAAGAAGTATTACATGTGAATAGCTTCTTCTCTAGGGATGCATTAAGAGTATTAGCTTTTGCATATAAAGAATATAACACTCTACCTACAGATATTTCTCCAGATTCAAATGAAGTGAACATGACATTTGTAGGATTAGTAGGTATGATAGACCCTGCTAGACCTGAGGCAAAGGATGCTATAGCCAAATGTAAAGAAGCTGGTATTCAAACTGTTATGATTACTGGAGACTATAAAGAAACTGCTTTTGCAATAGCAAAAGAACTTGGTATGGCTGAATCAATTGATCAAGCTATGATGGGTGCAGAACTAAATGATATATCTGATGAAAAGCTACAAGAAGTAGTAAAAGATGTAAAGGTATATGCAAGAGTATCGCCAGAGCATAAGGTTAGAATAGTTAGCGCATTAAAAGCTAATGGCGAAATCACTGCAATGACTGGAGACGGTGTAAACGATGCCTTGGCATTGAAGAAGGCTGATATTGGTGTATCCATGGGTATCACCGGTACTGATGTAGCTAAAAACACTGCTGAAATGATACTTACTGATGATAATTTTGCTTCAATAGTATCTGCTGTAGAAGAGGGAAGAATTATATTTAGTAATATTAAGAAATTTGTATACTTCCTATTATCATGTAATATTGGTGAAATACTCCTTGTATTTACAAGTATATTATTAGGATGGAATGTACCTTTACTACCTATTCAACTTCTTTGGTTAAATCTAGTAACTGATAGTTTTCCAGCCTTAGCTTTAGGTGTTGAAAAAGGTGAACCGGATATAATGCAACAACAACCTAGAGATTCTAAAGAAGCTATAATCAATCGTAGTATGATGTTTAGCATATTATTGCAAAGTATAGCTGTAGCAGGTGGATCCTTGCTTGCATATTATTGGGGAATGCATCACTACCCTATTCAATACGATGCATTAGGAAATGTTATAGAGGCTAGCTTAGTTCCTGCAAGAACTATTACTTTTGCTACTTTGATAACAGCAGAACTATTAAGAGCTTATTCTTCTAGATCTCAAAAACATACCTTGTTTAAAATAGGTTTCTTTACAAATAGAAGCATGGTATATTCAACACTATTTGCATTCTTATTG